The DNA region TGGGAACATACAAATTCACGATCCGCAGATCATCGGTAATGCCTGTAATCACCCGCTTTTGCTCATCAAACTCAGCAAATTGATCTCCCAATAAAGGCGAAAACCCCCGATTCACATCACTTAAAGGCTCACGGCTCAAGATTGCCACCCCGTTATAGCTGGGTTGTCCAAAAGTTACTACCTGATAGCCCATCTCGATCAACGGTTCTTTGGGAAATTTCTCATCGACGACCTTGGTTTCCTGTAAGCACAGCACATCCACAGGATGCTCAGTCAACCAATTCACAACATGGTTGAGGCGTGTGCGGATAGAGTTGACATTCCAGGTCGCGATTTTCATGGGGTGGGAATTGGGAATTAGGGATTGGGGATTGGGAGATAGAAAAGGTAGATTGTGAAGGATAAAGGGTGGATGGTAAACGAACAGTAGAGGGGGTTGGATAAACTTCAGGTTAATTCTCAAGCTATTTACCACAAACCACGGTTCACTATCTACTAACCACAAACCAGTGTCCATTCTTGCCTGTTCCCCAATTCCTAATCCCTAATCCCCCATCCCTACTTCCTATCAATGCACGGTTTCCTGAATCTCAACAAGCCCAAGAATTTGACGTCTCACGATTGTGTGGCGAAGGTACGACGAATGCTCAAAATGAAGCGGGTGGGCCATGCGGGGACGCTGGATCCGGCAGCAACCGGGGTATTGCCGATCGCCCTTGGTCAGGCCACTCGCCTATTGCAATTTCTGCCCCAGGATAAAGCATACCGGGCCACTATTCGATTGGGAGTTTGTACCACTACAGACGATCTGGAGGGAGCGGTCTTGCAGCAGCAGCCAGCCAGCCATCTGGATCTGGAAACCGTCAGAACGGCTCTGCAAACTTTTCAAGGCTCGATTCAGCAGATCCCTCCCAACTACAGCGCGATTCAGGTACAGGGACAGCGACTGTATGATCTGGCGCGTCAGGGTAAAGACATTGAGGTGCAGGCGCGGGAGGTAGAAGTCCATTCAATTCAAATCCTGGCATGGCGATCGGGCGAATTCCCTGAAATTGAGGTGGAAATTGCCTGTGGGCCAGGGACGTACATTCGGGCGATCGCTCGGGATTTGGGACAAGTTTTGCGAACGGGCGGCACCCTGGTCTCACTGCTGCGAACGGCCAGCAGTGGCTTCCGCTTGGAGGATAGCCTGACCCTGGCAGAGGTGGAGCAACAGTCTCAGCAGGGCACATTCCAGCCGATTGCGCCTGAAGTGGCATTGCGGCATTTAGGGGCGATCGTTTTACCTCCTCCTTTAGCCCGTCGGTGGCTGCAGGGACAGCGAATTGATGTAAGCAAGGATTTGCCGGAGTGGGTGCCAACGATCGAGAAACTGCTCCGGGTGCACCAGGAAGACGGCAATTTTTTGGGAATTGGCCAGGCTGTCAACACAGAAACAGCCGCCGTAATTCTCCGTCCTCAGGTGGTTCTCCAAGCCCCGTCCTAATCTTCATACCGCATCAGCTTACGGTAAAACGTCTGGGAGAAGTCAGCTAAACGGGCACGCTTGAAGTTCAGAATCACCTCAATCAGAAAATCGACAAACTCAAAATTGGCCATCATCAGTTCATAGCTCATTTCCGCATTGCCATCGAACTGAATCCGGCAACGGGTCAGGTCAGCGGGAAGGGTGGAGACATTCCAGGTGGCAATGAAGGGAATACTCTCGCCTCCTTCAATTTTCCGCTCCCCTTCAAACGCCCCTTTTTGATACAGGCTAATGGCATAGGGGAGAATATTGCGCTTACCTTGCTGCGGGTAGTAGGGCAGGTAAACTCCGACCTGTTGATTGGGAGCGGGCTGAAGTTTGTCAATTGACATACTGAATCTTCCTGATGATCGTCTTGAACGTTTTGGCTAAAGCAATCTATGGGTATCAGTGAGGCTGGCTGTGCAGTCTGGGAAAACTCCTACTGCCAATCTATGGCATTTTAGACGCTTTCAATTCCTCCCTGGCAGACTCGGTACTACTAGAAACCGGGCTTCTGGTTAGAGTAGGCAACAAAGCCACATCATGGCGGAGAACTCCGGTCTCTGTACCGATGTTTTAGTATTCCCCAGGGCAGGGAGATCCGAAATCACAAGCCGTAAGTTTCATACGGGCAAGTTAGTCCATCAAGCAACTCTATGCAAAATACTGGAAAAATTCTATGGTTACTCTCATCCAGTCGGATTTCTAAACAAATCCTTAAAAGCGTCTTAAAGGCTGCCTTGTAAGGCTCATGCAAATTTTTCTGGGAAAAGGATCCGCAAAATCTCTGAGAAAGATGCTTGTGTTACATCCCCCTAAGAATTATTGTGGATTTCAAAGAAGTTGATCGAATTTGGGATCTTATGGCACCTCTGGTTGCGAATTATTATCTGACCTACCGCTGCAATGCCCGGTGTCACTTCTGCGACATTTGGGCATTAGAACCCAAACAGGAAGCTGATTTCCAGACCATCCAGCGAAATCTGCGAGATTTACGGCGGCTGGGTGTGAAGTATGTGGATTTCACGGGCGGAGAGCCGTTACTGCGAACGGATGTGGCCGAAATCTACCAGGAGGCTAAACGGCAGGGGTTCGTAACCAGCATGACGACTAATACAATCCTTTACCCCAAGCGGGCGAAGGAGATGCAGGGATTGGTGGACTTCCTGAATTTTTCTCTGGATGGGCCAGACGCAGAGAGCCACAACCAATCAAGAGGCGTACAGATCTTCGATACCCTGGTTGAGTCTGTGAAAATTGCTCACTCTCTCGGTGAATACCCGGTACTCAACCACACCGTAACCGCCCAGAATTATCATCGAATTCCCGAAGTTGCTGAGTTGGGGCAGCGATTAGAGACGCGAGTTTGGTTAAACCCGGCTTTCACCGCCCACAATAACTACAACTCTAAGAAGAATCCCACTCCAGATATGGTAGCGGCGATCGAATCTGCTGCCAGACAATACAGTAATGTTGGCTACAATAAAGCTTCCCTGGCTTTTATTGAAGCGGGCGGCAATGACACCCAAAATCCACGCTGCAAGGCTGTAGATGCGGTGATTGCAATTTCGCCCCACGATGAGTTGTTGTTACCCTGTTATCACTTTGCTCAAACTGGAGTTCCTATTAATGGTCGCTTGTATGAGTTGTACAAGCAGTCGGAGGAGGTAGAGAGCTACCGACAGTCCCAGGGCAAGTTGCCTGTTTGTGAGGGCTGTACGGTGTGGTGCTACCTGATTCCCAGCTTTTTCAAAGGTTTAGACAAGTACTGGTGGTTAAATCAAGTGACCTATGCAGGAGAGTTCCTGGCCCGAAAACGATTCCTTCAACGAACTGCAGCCTATCAGCGCTCTGCTAGCTGACCTGGCCCATCTGCCTGAGTCGGATGAAGACCCCGAACCAGAGTCCTACCGCACGGGCAACCGTCGGCGCAGGGCAGCCGTGGCGCTGGTCATTATTTGGGGTGGTACGATCGCGCTCCACCTGGCAACCTGGGGTTCCTGGTTTGTGTTGGGGCTAACCACCCTGATGGGAATTCATGCCGTCAGGATTTTGTGCGCCCGTCCCCTTCCCCCTCCCAAGGCACTCGATAATGCCAACCCAGAAGCATTACCGTTTGTATCGCTGATGGTCGCAGCCAAAAATGAAGAGGCGGTGATTGGTCGGCTTGTTCCAGCGCTTTGTAGCCTGGATTATCCCAGCAGCCGCTACGAAGTCTGGATAATTGATGACAGCAGTACCGATCAGACTCCGGTGTTGCTGCAGCAACTTTCGCAACAGTATGAAAATTTACGGGTATTTCACCGTCCCCCCAATTCTACGGGTGGAAAATCGGGTGCTTTAAATCAGGTCCTGCCTTTAACTAAAGGTGAAATTATCGCCGTATTTGATGCCGATGCTCAGGTTGCTCCAGACTTGCTGCGTCGAGTTTTGCCCCTGTTTGAGCGTCCTGATTTGGGAGCCGTGCAAGTCCGGAAGCAGGTCGCTAATGTGTCCTCCAATGCCTGGATTCAGGGACAAATTGCTGAAATGGCGCTGGATTCCTATTTTCAGCAGCAGCGGATTGCGATCGGGGGAATTGGTGAACTGCGAGGTAACGGGCAATTTGTCCGCCGCACCGCGCTGGATGACTGTGGCGGCTGGAATGAAAAAACCATCACCGATGACCTGGATCTGACGATTCGCCTGCATTTACACAAGTGGGACATCGATTTTACGGTCATGCCTGCAGTCCGGGAAGAAGGGGTGACAAAAGCGATCGCCCTCTGGCATCAGCGCAGCCGTTGGGCTGAGGGGGGCTACCAGCGGTATCTGGACTACTGGCAACCGATTCTGCGTAACCGTATGGGTACTGGCAAAACGATCGATTTGGTAATGTTCTGGATTACCCAATACTTTCTGCCAACCGCCGCCATTCCCGATACCCTGATGGCTATTATTCGCCATCGCCCGATGATGCTGATTCCGGTCACCAGTTTGTCCATTACCCTTTCCCTGATTGGGATGCTGATTGGTCAGCGGCGGATCCGGCGATCGCAGGCCGCACTGCAGGGTTATTCCCCTGCCGGGACAACCACCGCTGAGGCAATCGAAACCAAACCGCAGTTTGTGTTCTTTGGCCCCCTATTTCGAGCATTCTATGGAACTCTATATATGCTTCACTGGTTTCCGGTGATGGCCAGTACCACTGCTCGAATGGCAATTCGGCCTAATCGTCTGAAGTGGGTAAAGACGGTTCACTATGGTGCCGAGGAGAGTCATTAGTCAAGCAACCATCCTTTAGAAAGGCACATCATCGTCATCTTCTTCTTCAGGGTTGGAGGACGAACTGTTCCAGGATGACGGAGAATCTGGTGCATCAGCATCAAGTTCGTCTGGTGCTGACTCCAGGTCGATCAAGTCTTTGTCAATACTGGTTGGTGATTCTGTCCTACCTTCCAGATCAACGACCTGACCAGCAAAAAATTCAGCCAGTCGTTTTGATGCTTGGGTCACTTCATCTTCTTCCCAGGGAGAAGAAAAATCATGTAGGGGGTCGGGGTCTGCAAGAGTTGTAGTAGCCTCAGGTGGTTTTGGCCCTGGAGGGGAAGTGCCCTGCTGGCCTGCCACTGGCGATTGAGGCGGGTTGACCTGGGGAGGAGGTGAACCTGCCGGAGGTTGAGACTGGGGCCGTGATGCAGGTGGTGCGCCCGAAGTAGGGGGTGCTCCGGGTGCGGTCGATCGAGGACTGGGTTGCCCTTGAGCAGGCTCACTTGCGCGACTGCCCGGAGCGGCAACTTCTAAAGTGATATGCACTTTTCGCCCAAATACCTTTTGGAAGGCCGCTTCAATATTCGGTAATTTTCCCTGAGCCATTTTAAATAAAGGTTGGGTACTCACTCCTAACCGCACCTGCTCGCCATTAAATCCCAGCAGTTGGCATTGCTGCTTCACCATCACTTGAGTAGAAAAAGGCTGAATCGCACTAATAATGTTTTGCCAGGTTTGCTCCAGGTTGACGATCGCGGCAGGTGCCACATCCATGTCGTCTTCACCCGGAACCTCTTGATCTGAATTCTTTTGAACTGTTGGTTCAAAGTGGTGTGATGCAGGTGTGGGTTTTTCCTGATCGGAGGATGCTGCAGGAGCAGGGGGAGCAATCTGAGAAACTGACGCGGAAGTAGAGGCGGGAGATGAGCAGGAAGGTAGGGAAGAGGAGGGAGATGAGGAGGTGCGATGGGTCAAGGTGGCAGGTTGTTGGGGCGCGATCGCGGAGGGCAACAATCCCATCAGGGTGACTTCCAGCCAGAGGCGGGGTTGGGTGGTATGCTTCAGTTGAACTTCGGCGCTTCTAAGGTGTTGTTGTCCGGCCAGAATTGCGGCAATGCTCAGGTGTTCCGCCAGGGTACACAGGTGTTGCCAGGTAGGAGGGGTGAGCGCTACGAGGTCGTTGCGATCGCGGGCAGTTTTGGCAATCAGCAAATCGCGGTAGAAACTGGCCAGGTTTTGCAGCACAATCAGAGGTTCGCGGCCCCGATCCATCAAACGACGAGTATGATCCAGAACGGCTTCGGGATTGTCCTGGGCGATCGCCTCCAGCAATCCCAACAAATCCCGTTCAGGCACCGAGCCAACTAGATCCCAGACCTGTTCCACATCAATTTGCGTAGGCAGGAGGCTGAGTTGGTCGAGCAAACTTTCGGCATCTCGTAATCCCCCCTGAGCAATTTGAGCCACCAGCGTAATCGCTTCCTCTTTGATGGCAATCCCTTCTAAATCAGCGATCTTCTGCAAATGGCGCACCATTGCATCCAGAGGAATGCGACGGTAATCAAAGCGCTGACAGCGAGAAATGATAGTAGGTAGTACTCGTTGAGGATCGGTGGTCGCCAGGACGAAAACGACGCGATCGGGCGGCTCCTCCAAAGTCTTCAGCAGTGCATTAAACGCCGCAGCGCTGAGCATGTGACACTCGTCAACTACATACACTTTGTAGCGACACTGCACTGGGGCAAACTGGGCGCGTTCAATTAGTTCTCGAATGTTGTCTACTCCCGTATTGCTGGCGGCATCAATTTCAATTACATCCAGCGCCGACCCACGGGCGATCGCTTGACACACCTCACACCGACCACAGGGAGTTGCCGTTGGTTGGGGACTGCTCAGGCAATTCAGGGACTTCGCCAGAATCCGGGCACTGGAGGTTTTACCCGTTCCTCGCGCTCCCGTAAATAAATAGGCCGGGGCAATTCGTTGCTGTTCAATCGCATTGGTGAGCGTAGCTGCGATCGCCTCCTGCCCCACCAGTTCAGCGAAGGTTTGGGGACGATATTTATGATGAAGCGGCTCGTAGGTCATGGGGAGTAGCTAAGGATGGGAAATAGTAGCCCGAAAAATAATTCCTGATCCTGATCCAGGACATTAATCTAGCGTAAAGGATTGTCCTTCATACAAATGTACTATATTCGTCTATTGTGGCGCGTAGCCCGATTTCGCTAAGATACAGCACCGCACGCCTATCTCTGGAAAGACCGCAAAATTTTCATTGCCAGGGAAGCGGGAGAAGAAGTCAGCGTAGCTTGTCGGCCTGCCTGGGCAGCGTCAGTGAGACAGATCTGCAGATAGGAGGCTGGTTGATCCAGGAGCCGATCGCTCCACTCGATCGCCACAATACCCGGTTCTACCTCCTGCCCTTCCCAGTAGGTTTCTAGATGTAAGTCAGCTACTTCCGGCCCCTCCAGGCGATATAAATCCAGGTGATACAGCGGTAATCGTCCACCTGGATATTCATTAATCAGGGTAAATGTGGGACTGTCGATTGACTCTGGAATACCCAATCCCTCCCCAATTCCCTGCACCAGGGTAGTTTTTCCACTGCCTAAGTCTCCCTGTAACAGGATCACACTCCCCGCCTCCAGCGTTTTGCCCAATTGCACCCCCAGCGATCGGGTTGCTTCCGCATCTGGCAGATTCAAAATAGTCGATTCTTCACCCTTCACAACATTCTCAGTTTTAAGTTCTAAGTTTTGAGTTTTGAGTGAATAGTTAAGAGTTTTCCTGTTTCCTGCCTACCCTCTCATCCCCTTATCATCTCCTCTCCCGGATTTCCTCTCACAGCCCCTGCACTCGCGTAAACCAGCGGAATAATACACGCGAGAGGGCCACAGGATTATGGCGAATCAACCCGGTGTGTTCATCTTCCTCCATCACATTGGCCAGAATCACCCGCCGACCTAAGCGGGCCACCACATCGCGATCGAGGGGCACCGGATTGGAACTTTCCTGAGCATAGCGGATGAGCGCTTTGGCTGAAGGGGTTTGCTTTTGAATCAGAACAGCTTCAAACAGGCGCTTGCCACAGGCTCGATCGATCGCCCGGATGTGATCACCAACGCTGTAGCCCTGGGTTTCCCCTTCCTGAGTCATGATGTTACAGACGTAGATTCGGGGTGCTTTAGAGGCTGCGATCGCTTCTGTAATTTCAGGGACGAGCAAATTCGGGATGATGCTGGTGTATAGACTGCCGGGGCCAATGATGATAAAGTCGGCATCCTGAATCGCTTTAACGGCTTTGGGTAAGGCCGGAGGATTAGCGGGAGTACAACCAATTCTGACAATCGTGCCCCGCGCTTCCGTGATACTGGACTCTCCCTCAATCCGCCGGCCATCCGCTAACTCGGCCCACAAGCTGACATCACTCAAGGTCGCCGGTAGAACCTGTCCCCGAACGGCTAACACTTTGGAACTGGCCGCGATCGCCTGCTCCAAGTCACCCGTAATTTCGCTCATTGCCGTCAAAAACAGGTTGCCAAAGCTGTGGCCCATTAATCCATCCCCAGCCCGAAAGCGGTACTGGAATAATTCCGTCATCAACTTTTCTTCATCTGCCAGGGCCGCCAGACAGTTGCGGATATCCCCCGGAGGCAGCACGCCAATCTCCCGTCGCAATCGACCCGATGAGCCGCCATCATCCGCTACTGTCACGATCGCGGTGATATTCGCACTGTAATCTTTTAACCCTCGCAATAGGGTAGATAGTCCAGTTCCGCCCCCAATCACCACAATCCGTGGTCCCCGATTGAGGCGACGGTGAGCCAATAGCACATCTACTAAATCCTGATCCCCCTCTGGCATCAATACCTCAGTAATCGATCCAAGGGTACGGCTATGCCCCCACCACACCAGTAAAAGACCAGAAGCCATCACCAGGGGGCCGCTGACATAGCTGGGAATAATATCTGTGATGGTTTGCAGAATTTCTCCCAGCAGTTGAGTGGTATAGAAGACCGGGGTGAGCTTCATCCAGATCGCAAATCCCACTGTTGCTAACAGCACTCCCGTAGCACTGAGTAACAACCACCGTTTGACCAGCAGACCAGGTGCCAACCACTTGAACCAACGACTCAACATCTGGGTGCGACGGCTAAAGGTCTCTTGCCTCAGTACATGAATTGCCTGTTTGAGTAAACCATTGGTCATTGCTAATCAAGAAATAGGGACGTGACGAAGTGAATCTGTTGAAAAGATTGCTCAAACCTAAAGTTTATATAAAACTTTGATTTAACGGTGCTGCAGGATGCTCTATTCAAGCACCAACAGGAACCTCTTGAACAGTTAAATTGATAACTTCAAATTAAATTTTTAGTTTTCCGGTTTAACCGGAATACCCATAAATGAACCTGTAGAAGGTGATCTAAGTTCTTCTAAGCATTAGCACAACTGACCTGGTAATCCCAGATACTAGAGGTGGAGGTACGGTAGAAGGATGTCGGGCGCAATTTCGTTTAAGTCTGCAAGAAGATAAATCGGCAAGTAAGCAGTTGGACAGAAAGTCGGCTGGCCACCTGACAGAGTACCTCTCTTTAGCTAAAGTCATAGGAGTTTAGATTGGGCGCTCATTTTTCCATGCACTGCAACCCCAACGTTAAACCAATTACGAGTAGCCCTGGTTCACCCATCCTAATGACTGAACCACTGATTGAACTGAGAGGAGTCTCTAAGGCTTTTGGCGATCGTGTCATCCTGGATGCGGTTGATTTAAAAATTTACCGGGGAGAGGCGCTTGTAATTATCGGGCCTTCGGGGACAGGCAAATCCACCATCTTGAGAATTATTGCAGGGTTGTTGGCTCCTGATGCGGGCGAAATTTATGTGCAGGGTCATCGTCGTCAGGGATTAATTGAGGATGCATCAGATCCGATCGGCATTGGCATGGTGTTTCAGCAAGCCGCTCTGTTCGACTCTCTGACGGTTGATGAAAATGTCGGGTTCCTGCTCTATGAACATTCCCGACTTCCCCAGCGGCAAATTCAAGAGTTGGTAAATCAACGACTGGAGATGGTAGGTCTGGGGGGAATTGGCGATCGCTACCCGGATCAGTTGTCTGGTGGCATGAGAAAGCGGGTGAGTTTTGCCCGTGCTATTATGGCCAATCCAGATGACCCCACCGCCACGCCAGAGGTGCTGCTGTATGATGAGCCAACGGCAGGGCTGGATCCCATTGCATCTACGGTGATTGAAGATCTGGTACGGCAACTCCAGCGTGCTGAGGCCGGGTGTAGTACCTACGTGGTGGTGACCCACCAGCAAAGTACCATTCGTCGTACGGCTGATCGGGTACTGATGCTGCATCAGGGAAAAATTCAGTGGGAAGGAACAATTTATGAGATGGATACGACTGATAATCCTCTCATTCGGCAATTTTTGAGCGGGGACATCAATGGCCCTATCCAGGTAACCGGGTAGGATGGTTGGCAGTGAATGATTGAGGGGGGAGGCTATGCGATCGCGGACAATGCGGGAAGGTTCAGTTGGGCTACTTATCCTGCTTGGGGTGGGACTGTTTGCAGCCTTTGGACTGTGGATTCAGGGCTTACAACCCGGTAAACGCAGTTTCAAAATCCTCATTGAGTTCAAAAACGCGGTTGGATTGCAAACGGGTGCAGTGGTTCGGTTTCGGGGGGTTACCGTAGGCAAGATCACCAACATTAAGCCAAAGCCCAATCTGGTAGAAGTAGAGGCGGAGCTGTCTCCAGCCACCCTGATCATCCCTAAAACCGTAGTAGCTCAGGTTAATCAATCTGGCCTGATCAGTCAGACGGTGCTCGAATTGGTGCCTACCCGTCCACTCACCGTGCCAGTCAATACCAGTCCCCTGGATAAAAATTGCGACGGCACCCTGATCCTCTGTAATAATGCCCAGTTGATGGGAGAATCAGGAGTGAGTTTTGATGAACTGGTGCAGTCTACGGCCCGTTTTGCCACCATTTACAGTAGTCCACAATTTTTCAACAATGTGAATTCTGTGGTGAAGAATACATCAGATGCCGCTGCAGAGATTGCCATCCTGAGTCGTGAATTCACCCAACTGACCAAAGCCACTCGGCAGGAATTAAAATCCTTTTCTGTGTCTGCCCAAGCCATCAGTTCTACTGCGAATAAACTGGGAGTCACAGCGGATCAGGTGAATAGTCTACTGGCAACGAATCGCACCAATTTAGTAACCACGTTAGATAATCTCAGCCAGACCAGTACCCAGTTGCGATCGGCTGTCGGCAGTTTTAGCTCTGTTCTGGAT from Leptodesmis sichuanensis A121 includes:
- a CDS encoding glycosyltransferase; translated protein: MQESSWPENDSFNELQPISALLADLAHLPESDEDPEPESYRTGNRRRRAAVALVIIWGGTIALHLATWGSWFVLGLTTLMGIHAVRILCARPLPPPKALDNANPEALPFVSLMVAAKNEEAVIGRLVPALCSLDYPSSRYEVWIIDDSSTDQTPVLLQQLSQQYENLRVFHRPPNSTGGKSGALNQVLPLTKGEIIAVFDADAQVAPDLLRRVLPLFERPDLGAVQVRKQVANVSSNAWIQGQIAEMALDSYFQQQRIAIGGIGELRGNGQFVRRTALDDCGGWNEKTITDDLDLTIRLHLHKWDIDFTVMPAVREEGVTKAIALWHQRSRWAEGGYQRYLDYWQPILRNRMGTGKTIDLVMFWITQYFLPTAAIPDTLMAIIRHRPMMLIPVTSLSITLSLIGMLIGQRRIRRSQAALQGYSPAGTTTAEAIETKPQFVFFGPLFRAFYGTLYMLHWFPVMASTTARMAIRPNRLKWVKTVHYGAEESH
- a CDS encoding radical SAM protein; this encodes MAPLVANYYLTYRCNARCHFCDIWALEPKQEADFQTIQRNLRDLRRLGVKYVDFTGGEPLLRTDVAEIYQEAKRQGFVTSMTTNTILYPKRAKEMQGLVDFLNFSLDGPDAESHNQSRGVQIFDTLVESVKIAHSLGEYPVLNHTVTAQNYHRIPEVAELGQRLETRVWLNPAFTAHNNYNSKKNPTPDMVAAIESAARQYSNVGYNKASLAFIEAGGNDTQNPRCKAVDAVIAISPHDELLLPCYHFAQTGVPINGRLYELYKQSEEVESYRQSQGKLPVCEGCTVWCYLIPSFFKGLDKYWWLNQVTYAGEFLARKRFLQRTAAYQRSAS
- a CDS encoding DNA polymerase III subunit gamma/tau — its product is MTYEPLHHKYRPQTFAELVGQEAIAATLTNAIEQQRIAPAYLFTGARGTGKTSSARILAKSLNCLSSPQPTATPCGRCEVCQAIARGSALDVIEIDAASNTGVDNIRELIERAQFAPVQCRYKVYVVDECHMLSAAAFNALLKTLEEPPDRVVFVLATTDPQRVLPTIISRCQRFDYRRIPLDAMVRHLQKIADLEGIAIKEEAITLVAQIAQGGLRDAESLLDQLSLLPTQIDVEQVWDLVGSVPERDLLGLLEAIAQDNPEAVLDHTRRLMDRGREPLIVLQNLASFYRDLLIAKTARDRNDLVALTPPTWQHLCTLAEHLSIAAILAGQQHLRSAEVQLKHTTQPRLWLEVTLMGLLPSAIAPQQPATLTHRTSSSPSSSLPSCSSPASTSASVSQIAPPAPAASSDQEKPTPASHHFEPTVQKNSDQEVPGEDDMDVAPAAIVNLEQTWQNIISAIQPFSTQVMVKQQCQLLGFNGEQVRLGVSTQPLFKMAQGKLPNIEAAFQKVFGRKVHITLEVAAPGSRASEPAQGQPSPRSTAPGAPPTSGAPPASRPQSQPPAGSPPPQVNPPQSPVAGQQGTSPPGPKPPEATTTLADPDPLHDFSSPWEEDEVTQASKRLAEFFAGQVVDLEGRTESPTSIDKDLIDLESAPDELDADAPDSPSSWNSSSSNPEEEDDDDVPF
- a CDS encoding MlaD family protein, with the translated sequence MRSRTMREGSVGLLILLGVGLFAAFGLWIQGLQPGKRSFKILIEFKNAVGLQTGAVVRFRGVTVGKITNIKPKPNLVEVEAELSPATLIIPKTVVAQVNQSGLISQTVLELVPTRPLTVPVNTSPLDKNCDGTLILCNNAQLMGESGVSFDELVQSTARFATIYSSPQFFNNVNSVVKNTSDAAAEIAILSREFTQLTKATRQELKSFSVSAQAISSTANKLGVTADQVNSLLATNRTNLVTTLDNLSQTSTQLRSAVGSFSSVLDQTEQGQLIQNLQMLTENAAKASANLRSASDALSSPTNLLVLQQTLDSARATFQNAQKITADLDELTGDPQFRNNLKNLVNGLSGLVSSTQRLEQQTQTVQILAPIAASLKQPNPNQPGPIPTSPTIGAVENRAAGNRE
- the xth gene encoding exodeoxyribonuclease III, which encodes MDTGLWLVDSEPWFVVNSLRINLKFIQPPLLFVYHPPFILHNLPFLSPNPQSLIPNSHPMKIATWNVNSIRTRLNHVVNWLTEHPVDVLCLQETKVVDEKFPKEPLIEMGYQVVTFGQPSYNGVAILSREPLSDVNRGFSPLLGDQFAEFDEQKRVITGITDDLRIVNLYVPNGSSVGSDKYQYKLKWLDVLYEYLQALLQEPNHVLVCGDFNIALEDIDIHDPTGREQQVMATDAEREALRVILNLGFADAFRKFTTEGGHFSWWDYRAGSFRRNAGWRIDHIYLTPDLYTKAIACTIDKTPRSLEQPSDHVPVIVEL
- a CDS encoding gluconeogenesis factor YvcK family protein, whose amino-acid sequence is MTNGLLKQAIHVLRQETFSRRTQMLSRWFKWLAPGLLVKRWLLLSATGVLLATVGFAIWMKLTPVFYTTQLLGEILQTITDIIPSYVSGPLVMASGLLLVWWGHSRTLGSITEVLMPEGDQDLVDVLLAHRRLNRGPRIVVIGGGTGLSTLLRGLKDYSANITAIVTVADDGGSSGRLRREIGVLPPGDIRNCLAALADEEKLMTELFQYRFRAGDGLMGHSFGNLFLTAMSEITGDLEQAIAASSKVLAVRGQVLPATLSDVSLWAELADGRRIEGESSITEARGTIVRIGCTPANPPALPKAVKAIQDADFIIIGPGSLYTSIIPNLLVPEITEAIAASKAPRIYVCNIMTQEGETQGYSVGDHIRAIDRACGKRLFEAVLIQKQTPSAKALIRYAQESSNPVPLDRDVVARLGRRVILANVMEEDEHTGLIRHNPVALSRVLFRWFTRVQGL
- a CDS encoding ABC transporter ATP-binding protein, yielding MTEPLIELRGVSKAFGDRVILDAVDLKIYRGEALVIIGPSGTGKSTILRIIAGLLAPDAGEIYVQGHRRQGLIEDASDPIGIGMVFQQAALFDSLTVDENVGFLLYEHSRLPQRQIQELVNQRLEMVGLGGIGDRYPDQLSGGMRKRVSFARAIMANPDDPTATPEVLLYDEPTAGLDPIASTVIEDLVRQLQRAEAGCSTYVVVTHQQSTIRRTADRVLMLHQGKIQWEGTIYEMDTTDNPLIRQFLSGDINGPIQVTG
- the tsaE gene encoding tRNA (adenosine(37)-N6)-threonylcarbamoyltransferase complex ATPase subunit type 1 TsaE, coding for MKGEESTILNLPDAEATRSLGVQLGKTLEAGSVILLQGDLGSGKTTLVQGIGEGLGIPESIDSPTFTLINEYPGGRLPLYHLDLYRLEGPEVADLHLETYWEGQEVEPGIVAIEWSDRLLDQPASYLQICLTDAAQAGRQATLTSSPASLAMKILRSFQR
- the truB gene encoding tRNA pseudouridine(55) synthase TruB, yielding MHGFLNLNKPKNLTSHDCVAKVRRMLKMKRVGHAGTLDPAATGVLPIALGQATRLLQFLPQDKAYRATIRLGVCTTTDDLEGAVLQQQPASHLDLETVRTALQTFQGSIQQIPPNYSAIQVQGQRLYDLARQGKDIEVQAREVEVHSIQILAWRSGEFPEIEVEIACGPGTYIRAIARDLGQVLRTGGTLVSLLRTASSGFRLEDSLTLAEVEQQSQQGTFQPIAPEVALRHLGAIVLPPPLARRWLQGQRIDVSKDLPEWVPTIEKLLRVHQEDGNFLGIGQAVNTETAAVILRPQVVLQAPS
- the ebsA gene encoding type IV pilus biogenesis protein EbsA; this encodes MSIDKLQPAPNQQVGVYLPYYPQQGKRNILPYAISLYQKGAFEGERKIEGGESIPFIATWNVSTLPADLTRCRIQFDGNAEMSYELMMANFEFVDFLIEVILNFKRARLADFSQTFYRKLMRYED